The genomic DNA CGACCAATGCACATTGGGGTTAGTTAGCCAGTCATGAGCTCTGGTTAACGCGTCCCGATTAGGTGGCTTCCTGTTCGTCAGCACTTGCTCGTCTTATTCCGACCTCCGGGGCTGGATGATTTAGCCCATGATTGATACTAACAAAAACAACGCGCATAACGCATGACCAATATTTATTTTCAATTATCTTAATGCTCCACCATTGGTTAGACCGTTTCCATTTTCCTGACCTAACCATAATCCCCGTATCTCATTATCTTTTAGACCACCTCAATCCAGTTTTGTCGATCATTATCAACCAACGGACTATACCAATATAAAACGATTGAAAAAGCGCTTACACACCAGTACAATAATGATTGCGCTTATTTCACACTATCATTTAGGAGGATTTTATACATGAAGAACTACTTACAACGTATGGGACGTTCACTGCAACTTCCTGTCGCCGTCCTGCCTGCAGCTGCGTTGCTTGTCGGGATTGGAAACTGGTGGGCTTCTGCCAGTAACGATATCGTCGCGCACTTTTTGCAAGCGGGGGGTAACGCCGTTCTCGGCCAATTACCACTACTATTTGCGGTCGGCCTGGCCTTTGGCATGTCCAAGGATAAAGATGGTGCCACCGCTTTGGCTGGTTTAGTGGCCTTTGAACTACCGACCAACGTTTTAAAGCCAGAATCAGTTGCCACCTTATTGAATATCAAGGTAGCCACCGTCAACCCGGCGTTTGGCCAAATTGGTAACGTCTTCATCGGGATTATTTCTGGTCTGATTGCCGCCGCCCTCTATAATCGCTTCCACGAGACTAAGCTACCAATGGCGCTGTCATTCTTTAGTGGCAAACGGCTCGTTCCCATCCTAGCTGCCCTGACCATGTTACTCGTCAGTGTGGCGCTACTCATCGTTTGGCCACCAGTTTACGATGCACTCGTCGCGTTCGGGAAATTCATCGTTGGCTTGGGTGCTGTCGGAGCTGGTCTGTATGGTTTCTTCAACCGCCTATTGATTCCAACTGGCCTGCATCAAGCCTTGAATTCCGTGTTCTGGTTCGACGTGGCTGGCATTAATGATATTGGTAAGTTCTTGGCTCATAAAGGAATCAAGGGTGTGACCGGGATGTATCAAGCGGGCTTTTTCCCAGTAATGATGTTCGGACTTCCAGCTGGGGCCTACGCGATTTACCGCAATGCCCTACCAGAACGCAAGGTCGAAACGGCGTCTCTGATGATGGCCGGTGCGTTCGCGTCCTTCTTTACCGGTGTGACCGAACCATTAGAATTCTCCTTCATGTTCGTCGCTTGGCCACTTTACGTTCTTCATGCGATCTTCACTGGTTTATCGCTAGCCTTTTCAGCCTTCATGCACTGGACTGCTGGCTTCGCCTTTTCTGCCGGCCTAGTCGATTACATCTTAAGCCTGAAGAATCCAATTGCCAACCAACCATTAATGCTGATTATTCAAGGCCTGGTACTTGCAGCCATTTACTACTTTGGCTTTGATTTCGCCATCAAGAAGTTCCACTTAATGACACCGGGCCGCGAACCAGTGACAGCCGATGACGTCGATGATTTGGCACTAGCCACTGATGACAACGACGACAAATATACCCGCCAAGCTAAGCAAATCTATGCTGCCTTGGGTGGTGCCGACAACTTAACGGTCATTGATAACTGTACAACGCGTTTGCGGCTTCAACTCGCTGATACCGGAACGATTAACGAAGGTGCCATTAAACGTAGTGGCGCTGCCGGTATCAACAAATTAGACGAACATAACTTACAAATTATCATTGGCACTGAAGTTCAATTTGTCGCGGACGCTTTGAGCAAGTTAAAGGCTACGAACGCACCCATTAGTACAATCACGGCAACATCAGAAGCTCCGGCAACGACATCAATCAAGTCGGATATTACTAGTGGTGTGACCACCGACTTTTACAGCGTCGCTAACGGTCAGTACGTAGATATTGAAAACGTCGCCGACGACACCTTTGCTAAGAAGATGCTGGGCGATGGCTTCGCAATTGATCCCGCAGACGGGACGATTACGGCGCCGGTTGACGGAACGGTCAGCACCGTCTTTCCTACCAAGCATGCGATCGGTTTTAAAACCGATTCAGGGTTAGAAATTCTGCTGCATATGGGGATTGATACTGTTGAGTTGAACGGTGCTCCCTTTGAAGTACTAGTCCAAACCGATCAACCCGTTCACCATGGCGAAGTGGTTGCCAAAGCTGACCTGGCAGCGATTAAGGCTGCTGGTAAGGCCACAACCATGATGGTTATCATCACTGACATGGATGCTATCAATTTGATGAAATTCAAGATGTTGACCAACCAAGTCAAAGTCAGTGATGAGATTATGCTGGTCACAACAAAATAACGTTTTATACTAACAGCCCCCTGCGTATTTTACACGCGGGAGGCTGTTTTAGATGGATCTGTCTAATTTTATTAACGCGACTACTTTATCATTTAACAGCTTTTGCTGACAATTATTAATGGCTAGACCAACTCATTTTTTAATAATTATACGCTATGTGAATATTATCAACACACAACCAATGTACTATTGCTAATGGCATTCCTACAACAATTATGCATTGTGCTAGTTAATTTGTCATGAATCATGATTAAAACGTGCCAGTTAGTTGGATTACTATTCGTCAGTATATGCGCGTCCTAGGCCGACCTCCGGGGCTGGGTGTCAATTGCTGGAACGTAGCCGACGTCGATTTGAGCTAACGCCCAACCCGCGTCATCTCAAATACGAGTCTTATTCTAAGCCGGAAGCAAACCACTTCCATCTAAGAATAATTTGGCTACTGAGCATTGTCACCCAGCCCCTCCAGTCTAAAAGCCTGTGCGGGGCCACGGGTTGAAACCGAGCACGTTTCGGTAGGCCAATCGAATAGATGATTGCAGCTATTGTCAATCCAAATAATTGCATTTTAAGCTGATGTGCTATGAAACAACGACTAATTTAACTAAAGTTGATCCTATCAATAACTGCCATTCAAATACAATTCCGGATGGAAGGTATTTCTGACAATGCTCAGTGGTGAAATTCCACTTAGCAAGCGTTCTTTGCTTGGTTAGTGGAAGACCAGTATTTGAGACGTGGGCTTCGGCTCAAATCTGTGTCCACCACGTTCCAGCAATTGGCAGGAGTGCCTGGAAGCCGGTGTAGAACGCACTAATTAAATAATTTTCTTCCAAATTGCCCGCTTTTCAGTGGGACTCAGCTGATAGCTTTTAAACTTAGAAATAGCCATTTTTAATCATGATTCATACTAAATAATAACAAGCATATTGCATACAATAATCATCATCTACAGCGCCCATCATAGACTGGTCCAGAAAGTAACGACATATATTTCAGCGACTTAAGCTTCATTATATTGTCATCGGTGATTTCGTCGGCTTAGGACTTATCATTTATCTGGTAGCGAAATTCATCAAATAGGTCCTATTGTTAACCTGGCCATTAACTACTGCCAAAAAATACTTGCAACGACAACCTCACACTTCAGCCGCAAACATCGTCACCAAGTCATCCGTCCGCAACGCCTGCTTCTCAGCACCACGCACGTCCAACTTGATTTGCCCATCCTGTACCATCACCAGCCGGTCGCCGTATGTCAACGCATCGCTCATCTTGTGCGTAATCATCATCGTTGTCAGGTGATTAGCCGTCACGATTTGTTGGGTCAGCGCCATCACTTCCGAACTCGTCTTCGGGTCAAGCGCCGCCGTATGCTCATCCAGCAACAACAGCTCTGGTTGACTCAGTGTGGCCATCAGCAAAGATAAAGCTTGCCGTTGCCCCCCGGATAAATACTTCACTTGTGTATTCAGTCGTGCCTCTAATCCCATATTAAGACTAGCCAGCAACTTTAAGTATCGTTCTTCCTGTCCACGTTGGCGGTAACGGCGCAGACTCAAGCTCCCCGTATGGCGTTGGGCTAACGTAAGATTCTGAGCCACACTTAATTCGCCAGCAGTACCCAACTTAGGATCTTGGAAAACCCGAGCCACCCACCGTGACCGATACGCGACGGGACGATTGGTCACCCGATGATCAGCAAGTGTGATTTCGCCAGCATCAGAGTTCAGTGTTCCCGCAATCGTATTGAGCAAGGTCGACTTACCGGCGCCATTGTTCCCAATGACTGCTACAAATTCGCCAGGCTCAATCGTTAGATTCACGTCCTTTAAGACGTGCCGCTCGTTGCTGGTTCCGGGAAAGAAGACTTTTTGTAAGTGTTGGACGTTCAGAATAGTTGGTTGTGGCATGTTGATCGACTCCAATCTCTTTAAGGTACCGGCGTAACTGCCGTTTTGTCCGGTATTTATTTTGTAATAGTGGCAAGCAGATGACGATGACAAGAATCGCCGCTGATAAAATCTTTAAGTCATTGACGGGGAAACCTAAACCCATTGCTAAAGTCAATAAGTAACGATAGATAATGGCGCCCACGACCATGCCGGTCAAACGGACCCAGATTTGACGACCATGTAAGAAGATTTCACCAACTAGCACCGAAGCCAGCCCGATGACAATCGTCCCAATGCCCATCCCAATATCCGCGTAGCCGTTACTCTGTGCAATCAGACCACCCGATAAAGCAATCAAACCGTTAGATAACATATAGCCAATAATGACCATCCGATCGGTATAGATTCCATTCGCAGCACTCATCGCAGGATTATTACCCGTTGCCATCAAGGACAGTCCCAAACGCGTTTGGAACAACCAGATCAACCCGACCAGGACAACCAGCGTGACCACCGCACCAATCACGATGGTTTGTAAATTCAAAGACCAGCTCGCTGGTAACCACCCCATCAACGTCTTCTGGTCAAGCAACGGAATATTGGCCTTACCCATAATGTGCATATTGATGGAATATAGTCCCGTCATCGTAAGAATTCCGGCTAACAATGATGGCATTTTAAGTTTAGTGTCTAAAAGACCGGTCACCCATCCTGCCAAACAGCCGGCTACAAATCCGAATAAACTCGCAACGATGGCCGACTGTCCAGCTAACATTGCACTAATCGTCACGGCAGCCCCTAATGGAAAGCTCCCTTCAGTGGTCAGATCAGGGATATTTAATATCCGGAAAGTGAGGAATACCCCGATGACTAGTGGTGCCCATAATAAGCCTTGTCCAATACTCGTGATTAACATATTATTTTGCTCCCTTCTTACGGTTGCTTAATCGAACTTGGTTGTAAGCCGATTGCTTTAGCATTCGCTTTATTGACGTAGAGGTGTAACTTGTCAGCCGTTTGAACCGCCATCGTTTGCGGCTTCTGCTTTTTGATCAACACTTGGTAAGCCATTTTTCCAGTCTGTTCACCTAATTCGTAATAGTTAAGGCCATACGTCGCTGTCCCACCATCTTCAGCCATTTCAATCGACCCCGTTACCACTGGCAACTTGGCAGCCTTGGTCTTCTGACCAATCGTCTTCATCGCACTCGCCATCAAATTATCGGTTGGTAAGTAGAGTCCAGATATTTTACCCGTCAAGCCGGCCAAGACACTGGCAACATCATTAGTACTCGTTGCGCTAACGACCTTTAAGTTGATGCCGTGCTTTTTCGCGTAAGCCTTCGCCAACTTGACTTGCAGCACTGAATTTTCTTCTGACGAATTATACATAATTCCCAACGGTTTATTACCAGTAGTCATATTTTTCAATAACTGTAATTGTTTACCAACCGGCATTAAATCGCTCGTGCCGCTCACATTAGTTTGGGGCTTCGCATCACTTTTGACCAACCCCGCCGCTTTCAAGTCGGTGACAGCCGTAACCAAGGTCGGCACCGTCGTCGTTTTCTTGGCGAGGGCCTGAGCAGCTGGCGTTGCGATACCAACTAACAAATCATTTTTCTGTTGGACGAGTTGTTGGCTCATTGTATTCAAATTACTCTGATCACCCTGTGCATTTAGATAGTGATACTTGACCGTTACTTTACTGTTATGTGCTTTTAATTCTTTTTGTAATCCGGCTTTGAACCCCTTGCGCGCTTGGTCTAGTGACCCATGTTGAACCACCTGTAAGATACCCACCGACACACTTGATTTGCTACTGGTTACCTGTTGCCCACAGCCGGCCAAAAGTAGCCCAGCCCCTAAAATTAATCCGCTTAAAATTGTCTTTTTCATCTTGAGATTCCCCTTAAAAGTTGTGTGTTCCGTCCAACTCTCACCAACGTCTTGACGAAGCGGACCGAAAATAAAAAACACCAGTTAGATTCTGGGAAGAATCTAACTGGTGTTTTATCGGGCCCGATATTTTTCCAGATAGATTGTCCCTGCATCTACCTGGCGTTTAAGTCATGTTGAATAACTTTAGCTCTCGATAGATACAAACGCGTTGCGTGCGCTTGTATCCATCGAACGAATACAAACGCTATCTAAAGAAAAAGCTAAAGGCAAATTGATTATTTAATTGAAGGTTAGTTGTTAATGACATATTAGTCATCCTCCGTTTCAATTTATAGCTTATAGTAAACCATGGCGACACCTAACTTGTCAACTACCAACTAGTAAAAAATTCACTGGCTAACGATGAAACACCCGTCACTGAGCCGATACCCAACCAATTATTTATCTGGTGTATCGGTCAATGTCCAACTCAGGGTGCCTTGATAAGTGTCGGCATAAATACCTGGTTGAGCTGCTAATCCGATGCCTTTCGTCGCTGACCAATCGTCGGTCACCACCGTATCAGTCATCCCAGCCGTTTTTTGTCCTTGCTTGACCAACGTTGCTTGTTACGTTTAATCCCAATCCGGCAATTATTCCAAGCCTCAGAATAATTGCCGGATTTATGTTAATGCTTGTCAGCAGACCACCTTTAGTCCACTTTCAACTATTTCTCTATATTTAAGACCCGTCATACGTTATTCCACATGCGCGTCTAATCACCATCAATCACTGACTGGTTGCACTTCAAAGCCGGCACGTGATAAGACTTGATTAACTGCTACGGCTTGCTCACTGTTAACATGCAACTCAATGACTTTAGTTGCTTGGTGATTCACTACCATTAATGTCTGAATACTCAAATCATGCTCCGCTAAGACCTTACCGATTTCAAAAATAACGCCAACATGATCATGGTGAACGACGACCCGCGTCACTATACCTGGTTCACCGTAACCAGCAATATTCAAGAAGGCATCCAAGATATCATTGTTTGTAATAATGCCCACAACTTGATCAGCCGTCATCACCGGTAAGACACCGATCTTATGTCGACGCATCGTGGCAATCGCCACTTCCAATTGTGCATCCGCTGCTACCGTTTGAACCGCAGTCTCCATGATTTGATCCACGGTCGTCTTGTTGAGTAAATAGTTTAACTCGTAAACTGACAAACTGGTCGCTTGTGATGGCATGGCCCGCTGAATAATACCATGCGTAATAATACCAACCATTCGATGTCCTGCCATGACCGGTAATCGGTGAATCGCATTCTTCTTCATTAATTCGACCGCCACACTAATCGTCGTTTTCGGACTAACAACTACCAGTCGTGGTGTCATATAATCTGCAACACTCATACTTAACCCCCTAAGTAAGCTTTTTGAACTTCTGAATTAGCCAACAATTCTGAACCACGACCACTAAGCTTGACCTGTCCACTAGCCAAGACATAACCACGGTCCGCAATTTTGAGTGCTTGATTGGCATTTTGTTCAATCAATAAGACCGTCGTTCCGGCCTGGTTGATTGCCTTGATAATCTCAAAAATTTCATTAATAAAGATTGGTGCTAAACCCATCGATGGTTCATCTAATAACATTAGTTTGGGTTGGGCCATCAGTGCCCGCCCCATCGCTAACATTTGCTGTTCACCACCTGATAAAGTCGCCGCATCTTGATGACGACGCTTCTTTAAAATTGGAAAATACTCATAAACCTGCTGGTAAGTCTGAATCAGCTGACTACGTTCCTGCCGTAAAAAAGCCCCCATTTGTAAATTCTCTTGGACTGATAAACCGGGAAAAATGTGCCGTCCTTCGGGAACTTGTGAAATACCAGCGCGAACGATTTTAGGTGCGGCTGCTTTTTGAATCGGACGATCTAAATAGTGAATGGTACCACTAACTGGCCGCATTAATCCCGATATCGTATGTAACAAGGTGGACTTGCCAGCCCCATTAGCGCCAATTAACGTCACAATTTCACCTTGCTGCACGTCAAAACTAACACCTTTGACTGCCTGAATCGCACCATAATTAACAACTAAGTCACGTACTTTGAGCATTTACACCCCTCCTAAGTAGGCTTTGATAACGGCCGGATCATGCTGAATAGCTTGCGGGGTACCAGTCGCCAATAAGGCCCCGTGTTCCAACACATAAAGTCGTTCAACGACGTTCATAACAAGCGACATATCATGTTCAATCAACACAATGGTAATGTGAAATTCCTGCTGAATGCGCCGAATCAAACGGGTCAAAGCCGCCGTTTCTTCGGGATTCATACCAGCAGCTGGCTCATCAAGAAAGAGCAATTTAGGTTTAGTTGCCAGTGCCCGTACGATTTCTAATCGTCGCTGAATACCATAGGGCAAGCTTTTCGCAGGTTGATCAGCCACCGCCGTTAAATCAAACATTGACAACAATTCTTGGGCCGCCTTGGTCATCATTCGTTCAGTTTGATAATATTTAGGTAACCGTAACACGCTAGTCACAAATCCTTCACGGTAATGATTAGTCATCGCAATCCGAACATTATCTAACACGCTCATCTCTTTGAATAGTCGAATATTTTGAAACGTTCGTGAAATACCAACACGGGCGATAGCAGCTGGTCGCTGACCATTTAACGACACCACGCCTTGATCCGTATAAAAACTAATACTCCCCGAACTAACTGGCGTTTCACCAGTCAATAAATTAAAGAGGGTCGTCTTGCCCGCACCATTGGGGCCGATTAGTCCAATCAACTCATCTTGATCAAAGTGAACTGAAACATCGGCAACGGCCGTCAGCCCACCAAAATTCTTTACTAAGCCTTGCGCATCCAATAACCGACTAGTCATGATTAACCGCCTCCTTAGCTGGCCGCCGTTTAAACAGGTTCGCAAACGAAAATTCCCATGTTCCTAACAATCCAGCTGGTTTAAAAATCATAATCAAAATCAGTGCTAATGAATAAATAATCATTCGAATCGTACCGAAATTTTGTAGAATCGTATCAAGTGCGCCTAAGACGATGGCGGCAACAAAGGTACCCGTAATACTGCCGACACCACCAAGCACCACGATAATCAGAATTGCAATGGAGGCCATGATATTGAAGTCACCCGGTGCAATCGTTTGAATATACGCCGCGTGTAACGACCCACCAATGGCAGCAGTTGCTGCCCCAAAGACGAAGGCCGCTAGCTTCCAGCGAGTCGTGTTGATACCCATCGCGCCAGCAGCGAGTTCATCATCGCGAACGGCCATCACGGCTCGACCACCGCGACTATGAATAAAATTAACCGTCACGATTGTCGTGAGACACATTAACACGTACACGGTCGCCCAGGATGCCAAAGCCGGAATGTTGAATAAGCCGGCCGCACCATTTGTAATCTTTAAATTATTAATGAGAATGCGAATAATTTCCGCCGCCCCCATCGTTGCAATGGCTAAGTAGTCACCACGGAGTCGTAATGTTGGGATACCAACAATCACCGCCGCAATTACCGCAATCACCATGCCGACAATCATCGAAATGAAAAAGCCAGCGGGGGTCGCCATCGTTTGCGTCATGATACCAGTCGCATAGGCGCCAATCGCCATAAAGCCGGCGTGACCGAGTGAAAATTGCCCCGCAAAACCAATAACCAGATTGAGTCCAACTGCTAAAATGACATTGATCCCAATCGTCACTAACATATTTTCAATGAACGAATTGATGATCCCCATCAGTTCCAAGCCATCAATAATGACAAAACCAGCGACCATAATGCCTAGCCATGCCAAGTTAGTTTTCAAATTTGCTTTCATCATCAGCCACCTCCCTCAGACTTTTTCCTTAGTTCGTTTGCCAAAAATACCAGCCGGTAATACTAGTAAGATCACAATCAAAACGAAATAGACTACTGCATCCTTATACGCTGATAGGCCAATTGCTTGCACCCCGGTCTCCAAAACACCAATAATAAAACCGCCCAGTGAGGCCCCTGGTACTGAACCGATCCCACCAATAACGGCAGCCACAAAGGCTTTAATACCAGGTGTCATACCCATCAACGGATCAATCGAGTTATAGTACAATCCAATCAAGACCCCCGCGGCCCCTGCCATTGCGGAGCCTAGTGCGAACGTAAACGAAATCGTCTGGTTAAGGCTGATTCCCACTAGCTGTGCCGCTTCGGGATCAACGGAGACTGCCCGCATCGCTTTACCCATCTTGGTATGTTTGATGATCAATTCCAATAAAACCATTAGTAAGCAGGCCGTACCGAGAATCAATAATTGGACATTCGACACCCGTAGCCCCGCCCAGCGGTAGGTCACCACTTTAATCGCTTGCGGGAATGAACGGGCACTCGCACCCACAAAGTATGACATGCCGTTTTCAAGTAAGAATGAGACACCGATTGCCGTAATCAGGGCCGTAATACGCGGTGAATGTCGCAACGGTCGGTACGCAAAGTATTCAATAATCACACCACTAATCGCACAAATCACCATGGCTGAGAGGAGCGCTGCAATAAAATTAAAGTGTAGTGTTTTCAGGCTGTAATAGCCCCAAAAGGCGCCCAACATATAAATATCACCATGCGCGAAGTTAATTAATTTGATAATACCGTAAACCATCGTGTAGCCCAGCGCCAATAGCGCATAGATACTGCCCAGTGATAGTCCGTTAATCAGTTGTTGTCCAAATGTCTGCATATGTGTTCCCCCACGCTTTAACGAGTTAGATTACTTGACGTTATATACCTTGCTAACAGCACCGTTGGTCAATTGTTCAATCGAAATCGTCTTTTCAGGATTATGTTGTTTGTTAATTGTTGTCGTCCCAGTGACACCCTTGAAGTTCTTAAGCTTAGCCAAGCCATCGGCAATTTTAACGGAATTAGCCGAACCTTCTTTTTCAATCGCCGCTTTGATCATATAAACTGAATCATAAGCCAATGCTGAGAAGGTTGGCGCCGTGCTACCATATTTTGCTTTATAAGCACTCATAAAGTTTGAAGCAAGCTTGTTGGTTGCCGAAGCCTTAGTAGAAAATGGCGTCGTGTAATAAACGTTAGTGGCATTGGACTTGCCAGCAATTTGGGCCAGCTTAGCATCCGCCATGCCGTCACTACCAACGATTGGGACTTTAATGCCTGCTTGGCGAGCCTGCTTAACAATCAAACCGATTTCTGAATAATAACCTGGCGCATAAATCGCATCAATTTTTTTATGCTTCAAAGAGGTCAGGATGGCATTAAAGTCCTTATCGCCCTCTTGGAAAGTTTGGCTGCTAACGACTTTGCCACTGTACTGCTTCTTGAATGCTTTAGTTAGCCCCGTGCCGTAATCGCTTGAGTTGTCAGTCAAGATAGCGACGCGTTTGGCTTTCAAATTCTTAGTCACAAAGGTTGCAGCCGTTGAACCTTGGAAATTATTCTGATAACAAGCTCGGAATATGTACTTTTGGACTTTACCGCTCTTTTGCAACGTATAGTCCGGATCAGTTGCTGATGGGCTAACTGATGGCACCGCCGCCTTAGTCATATTAGGAATCGCAGCTGTTCCGGCACTGGTGGTTGCTGGCCCAACTACCGCTACGACCTTATCGTTATTAACCAACTGAGCCGCAACCGAGGCCGCCGTCGTGTTGGACGTCT from Lactiplantibacillus paraplantarum includes the following:
- a CDS encoding ABC transporter ATP-binding protein encodes the protein MTSRLLDAQGLVKNFGGLTAVADVSVHFDQDELIGLIGPNGAGKTTLFNLLTGETPVSSGSISFYTDQGVVSLNGQRPAAIARVGISRTFQNIRLFKEMSVLDNVRIAMTNHYREGFVTSVLRLPKYYQTERMMTKAAQELLSMFDLTAVADQPAKSLPYGIQRRLEIVRALATKPKLLFLDEPAAGMNPEETAALTRLIRRIQQEFHITIVLIEHDMSLVMNVVERLYVLEHGALLATGTPQAIQHDPAVIKAYLGGV
- a CDS encoding branched-chain amino acid ABC transporter permease, whose protein sequence is MQTFGQQLINGLSLGSIYALLALGYTMVYGIIKLINFAHGDIYMLGAFWGYYSLKTLHFNFIAALLSAMVICAISGVIIEYFAYRPLRHSPRITALITAIGVSFLLENGMSYFVGASARSFPQAIKVVTYRWAGLRVSNVQLLILGTACLLMVLLELIIKHTKMGKAMRAVSVDPEAAQLVGISLNQTISFTFALGSAMAGAAGVLIGLYYNSIDPLMGMTPGIKAFVAAVIGGIGSVPGASLGGFIIGVLETGVQAIGLSAYKDAVVYFVLIVILLVLPAGIFGKRTKEKV
- a CDS encoding ABC transporter ATP-binding protein, translated to MPQPTILNVQHLQKVFFPGTSNERHVLKDVNLTIEPGEFVAVIGNNGAGKSTLLNTIAGTLNSDAGEITLADHRVTNRPVAYRSRWVARVFQDPKLGTAGELSVAQNLTLAQRHTGSLSLRRYRQRGQEERYLKLLASLNMGLEARLNTQVKYLSGGQRQALSLLMATLSQPELLLLDEHTAALDPKTSSEVMALTQQIVTANHLTTMMITHKMSDALTYGDRLVMVQDGQIKLDVRGAEKQALRTDDLVTMFAAEV
- a CDS encoding branched-chain amino acid ABC transporter permease → MKANLKTNLAWLGIMVAGFVIIDGLELMGIINSFIENMLVTIGINVILAVGLNLVIGFAGQFSLGHAGFMAIGAYATGIMTQTMATPAGFFISMIVGMVIAVIAAVIVGIPTLRLRGDYLAIATMGAAEIIRILINNLKITNGAAGLFNIPALASWATVYVLMCLTTIVTVNFIHSRGGRAVMAVRDDELAAGAMGINTTRWKLAAFVFGAATAAIGGSLHAAYIQTIAPGDFNIMASIAILIIVVLGGVGSITGTFVAAIVLGALDTILQNFGTIRMIIYSLALILIMIFKPAGLLGTWEFSFANLFKRRPAKEAVNHD
- a CDS encoding ABC transporter substrate-binding protein, yielding MKKWEQQTMKIAAVGAMALTLAGCATAKSSSSQGNNPGKTIKIGVNMELSGSAAGYGEQQKQGIQLAVNKINKSGGIKVGGTKKKIKLVIRDNKTSNTTAASVAAQLVNNDKVVAVVGPATTSAGTAAIPNMTKAAVPSVSPSATDPDYTLQKSGKVQKYIFRACYQNNFQGSTAATFVTKNLKAKRVAILTDNSSDYGTGLTKAFKKQYSGKVVSSQTFQEGDKDFNAILTSLKHKKIDAIYAPGYYSEIGLIVKQARQAGIKVPIVGSDGMADAKLAQIAGKSNATNVYYTTPFSTKASATNKLASNFMSAYKAKYGSTAPTFSALAYDSVYMIKAAIEKEGSANSVKIADGLAKLKNFKGVTGTTTINKQHNPEKTISIEQLTNGAVSKVYNVK
- the nagE gene encoding N-acetylglucosamine-specific PTS transporter subunit IIBC, translated to MKNYLQRMGRSLQLPVAVLPAAALLVGIGNWWASASNDIVAHFLQAGGNAVLGQLPLLFAVGLAFGMSKDKDGATALAGLVAFELPTNVLKPESVATLLNIKVATVNPAFGQIGNVFIGIISGLIAAALYNRFHETKLPMALSFFSGKRLVPILAALTMLLVSVALLIVWPPVYDALVAFGKFIVGLGAVGAGLYGFFNRLLIPTGLHQALNSVFWFDVAGINDIGKFLAHKGIKGVTGMYQAGFFPVMMFGLPAGAYAIYRNALPERKVETASLMMAGAFASFFTGVTEPLEFSFMFVAWPLYVLHAIFTGLSLAFSAFMHWTAGFAFSAGLVDYILSLKNPIANQPLMLIIQGLVLAAIYYFGFDFAIKKFHLMTPGREPVTADDVDDLALATDDNDDKYTRQAKQIYAALGGADNLTVIDNCTTRLRLQLADTGTINEGAIKRSGAAGINKLDEHNLQIIIGTEVQFVADALSKLKATNAPISTITATSEAPATTSIKSDITSGVTTDFYSVANGQYVDIENVADDTFAKKMLGDGFAIDPADGTITAPVDGTVSTVFPTKHAIGFKTDSGLEILLHMGIDTVELNGAPFEVLVQTDQPVHHGEVVAKADLAAIKAAGKATTMMVIITDMDAINLMKFKMLTNQVKVSDEIMLVTTK
- a CDS encoding ABC transporter ATP-binding protein, translating into MLKVRDLVVNYGAIQAVKGVSFDVQQGEIVTLIGANGAGKSTLLHTISGLMRPVSGTIHYLDRPIQKAAAPKIVRAGISQVPEGRHIFPGLSVQENLQMGAFLRQERSQLIQTYQQVYEYFPILKKRRHQDAATLSGGEQQMLAMGRALMAQPKLMLLDEPSMGLAPIFINEIFEIIKAINQAGTTVLLIEQNANQALKIADRGYVLASGQVKLSGRGSELLANSEVQKAYLGG
- a CDS encoding CBS domain-containing protein, whose protein sequence is MSVADYMTPRLVVVSPKTTISVAVELMKKNAIHRLPVMAGHRMVGIITHGIIQRAMPSQATSLSVYELNYLLNKTTVDQIMETAVQTVAADAQLEVAIATMRRHKIGVLPVMTADQVVGIITNNDILDAFLNIAGYGEPGIVTRVVVHHDHVGVIFEIGKVLAEHDLSIQTLMVVNHQATKVIELHVNSEQAVAVNQVLSRAGFEVQPVSD
- a CDS encoding ABC transporter permease, encoding MLITSIGQGLLWAPLVIGVFLTFRILNIPDLTTEGSFPLGAAVTISAMLAGQSAIVASLFGFVAGCLAGWVTGLLDTKLKMPSLLAGILTMTGLYSINMHIMGKANIPLLDQKTLMGWLPASWSLNLQTIVIGAVVTLVVLVGLIWLFQTRLGLSLMATGNNPAMSAANGIYTDRMVIIGYMLSNGLIALSGGLIAQSNGYADIGMGIGTIVIGLASVLVGEIFLHGRQIWVRLTGMVVGAIIYRYLLTLAMGLGFPVNDLKILSAAILVIVICLPLLQNKYRTKRQLRRYLKEIGVDQHATTNYSERPTLTKSLLSRNQQRAARLKGRESND
- a CDS encoding ABC transporter substrate-binding protein, with translation MKKTILSGLILGAGLLLAGCGQQVTSSKSSVSVGILQVVQHGSLDQARKGFKAGLQKELKAHNSKVTVKYHYLNAQGDQSNLNTMSQQLVQQKNDLLVGIATPAAQALAKKTTTVPTLVTAVTDLKAAGLVKSDAKPQTNVSGTSDLMPVGKQLQLLKNMTTGNKPLGIMYNSSEENSVLQVKLAKAYAKKHGINLKVVSATSTNDVASVLAGLTGKISGLYLPTDNLMASAMKTIGQKTKAAKLPVVTGSIEMAEDGGTATYGLNYYELGEQTGKMAYQVLIKKQKPQTMAVQTADKLHLYVNKANAKAIGLQPSSIKQP